In a genomic window of Streptomyces sp. NBC_01231:
- a CDS encoding type B 50S ribosomal protein L31, whose protein sequence is MRKGIHPDYGPVVFRDRAANHAFLTRSTLSATAGGKTIEWEDGNTYPVVDVETSSVSHPFYTGTARVLDTAGRVERFERRYGKG, encoded by the coding sequence ATGCGCAAGGGAATCCACCCCGACTACGGTCCCGTCGTCTTCCGCGACCGCGCCGCGAACCACGCCTTCCTGACCCGCTCCACCCTGTCGGCCACGGCGGGTGGGAAGACGATCGAGTGGGAGGACGGCAACACGTACCCCGTCGTCGACGTCGAGACCTCCTCCGTCAGCCATCCCTTCTACACGGGCACCGCCCGTGTCCTGGACACCGCCGGACGCGTGGAGCGCTTCGAACGCCGGTACGGAAAGGGTTAG
- the rpsN gene encoding 30S ribosomal protein S14, which translates to MAKKSKIAKNEKRQEIVARYAERRAELKEIVRRPSSTDAERAAAQRELRGQPRDASATRVRNRDQVDGRPRGYFRAFGLSRVSLRGQAHAGYLPGVRKSSW; encoded by the coding sequence ATGGCCAAGAAGAGCAAGATCGCGAAGAACGAGAAGCGGCAGGAGATCGTCGCCCGGTACGCCGAGCGGCGCGCCGAGCTGAAGGAGATCGTCCGGCGGCCCTCGTCCACGGACGCGGAACGTGCCGCCGCGCAGCGGGAGTTGCGTGGTCAGCCCCGGGACGCCAGCGCCACGCGGGTACGCAACCGGGACCAGGTGGACGGCCGGCCGCGCGGATACTTCCGGGCCTTCGGGCTGTCCCGGGTGAGTCTGCGGGGGCAGGCCCACGCGGGGTATCTGCCAGGAGTGAGGAAGTCGTCCTGGTGA
- a CDS encoding DUF4232 domain-containing protein, producing MRAIPLAVTALAAALLLTACDSGGGDDTGSTSGKAGGACGIGQLGVEVGPANAAPSAGDTGNIPVSLTNQSAPCALDGSPGIALKAGDTVATVPAATGAKPEKLTLAKGESATFTLTYVRGGAAGAKSLAAKNLEVSLPGAADTTKSFRWSYGVVALKGDGGAPDASVGPFTRAGD from the coding sequence ATGCGCGCCATTCCGCTCGCCGTCACCGCCCTCGCCGCGGCCCTCCTGCTGACCGCCTGCGACAGCGGCGGGGGCGACGACACCGGCAGCACCTCCGGCAAGGCCGGGGGTGCCTGCGGGATCGGGCAGCTGGGCGTGGAGGTCGGTCCGGCGAACGCCGCGCCGTCCGCCGGGGACACGGGCAACATCCCCGTCTCCCTCACCAACCAGAGCGCGCCGTGCGCCCTGGACGGCTCCCCCGGCATCGCCCTCAAGGCCGGCGACACCGTCGCGACCGTCCCCGCGGCGACCGGCGCCAAGCCCGAGAAGCTGACCCTCGCCAAGGGCGAGAGCGCGACCTTCACCCTCACCTACGTACGGGGCGGCGCGGCCGGCGCGAAGAGCCTCGCCGCGAAGAACCTGGAGGTCAGCCTGCCCGGGGCCGCCGACACCACCAAGAGCTTCCGGTGGTCGTACGGCGTGGTCGCGCTGAAGGGCGACGGCGGGGCGCCGGACGCCTCGGTGGGACCGTTCACTCGGGCGGGTGACTGA
- a CDS encoding aldehyde dehydrogenase family protein: protein MSSYFTDLAQQYIDGEWRPGTGSWDIIDFNPYDHEKLASITIATVDEVDEAYRAAARAQKEWAATNPYARRGVFEKALRLIEEREQEISEVIVAELGGTRLKAAFELHLAKEFLRESIHLALRPEGRILSSPVDGKENRLYRVPVGVVGVISPFNFPFLLSLKSVAPALALGNAVVLKPHQNTPIVGGSLVAKIFEDAGLPGGLLNVVITDIAEIGDAFIEHPVPKVISFTGSDKVGRHVATVCAANFKRSILELGGNSALVVLDDADVDYAVDAAVFSRFVHQGQVCMAANRVLVDRSVADEFTQKFVAKVRTLKSGDPSAPETVIGPLINSSQAEAVSGVVEQAIAEGATALVHGTRTDNLVEPSVLTDVPADSALLQQEVFGPVVFLVPFDGEEEAVRLVNDTPYGLSGAVHTGDIERGVAFAKQIDTGMFHVNDGTVHDEPVVPFGGEKHSGIGRLNGETTADAFTTLKWISVQHGRSGFPF from the coding sequence ATGTCGTCCTACTTCACCGACCTGGCTCAGCAGTACATCGACGGTGAGTGGCGCCCGGGAACAGGTTCCTGGGACATCATCGACTTCAACCCGTACGACCACGAGAAGCTGGCGTCGATCACCATAGCCACGGTCGACGAGGTCGACGAGGCGTACCGGGCGGCAGCCCGCGCCCAGAAGGAATGGGCCGCGACCAACCCGTACGCGCGGCGCGGGGTCTTCGAGAAGGCACTGCGGCTGATCGAGGAGCGCGAGCAGGAGATCAGCGAGGTGATCGTCGCCGAGCTCGGCGGCACCCGGCTGAAAGCCGCCTTCGAACTCCATCTCGCCAAGGAGTTCCTGCGCGAGTCGATCCACCTCGCGTTGCGTCCCGAGGGCCGGATCCTCTCCTCTCCGGTCGACGGCAAGGAGAACCGCCTCTACCGCGTGCCGGTCGGCGTGGTGGGCGTGATCAGCCCCTTCAACTTCCCGTTCCTGCTCTCGCTCAAGTCGGTCGCCCCGGCGCTCGCCCTCGGCAACGCGGTCGTCCTCAAGCCGCACCAGAACACCCCCATCGTGGGCGGCTCCCTGGTCGCGAAGATCTTCGAGGACGCGGGCCTGCCCGGCGGTCTACTCAACGTCGTCATCACCGACATCGCCGAGATCGGTGACGCCTTCATCGAGCACCCGGTACCGAAGGTCATCTCCTTCACCGGCTCCGACAAGGTCGGCCGGCATGTCGCCACCGTCTGCGCCGCGAACTTCAAGCGCTCGATCCTCGAACTCGGCGGCAACAGCGCGCTGGTGGTCCTCGACGACGCCGACGTCGACTACGCGGTCGACGCCGCGGTCTTCAGCCGGTTCGTCCACCAGGGGCAGGTCTGCATGGCCGCCAACCGGGTCCTCGTGGACCGTTCGGTCGCGGACGAGTTCACCCAGAAGTTCGTCGCCAAGGTCAGGACCCTCAAGTCCGGCGACCCGAGCGCCCCCGAGACCGTCATCGGCCCGCTCATCAACTCCTCGCAGGCGGAAGCCGTTTCGGGCGTCGTCGAGCAGGCGATCGCCGAGGGTGCCACGGCGCTCGTGCACGGCACGAGGACCGACAACCTGGTGGAGCCCTCGGTCCTCACCGATGTCCCCGCCGACTCCGCCCTGCTCCAGCAGGAGGTCTTCGGCCCGGTCGTCTTCCTCGTCCCCTTCGACGGCGAGGAGGAGGCCGTACGCCTCGTCAACGACACCCCGTACGGCCTGAGCGGCGCCGTCCACACCGGTGACATCGAGCGGGGGGTCGCGTTCGCCAAGCAGATCGACACCGGCATGTTCCACGTGAACGACGGCACGGTCCACGACGAGCCCGTCGTCCCCTTCGGCGGAGAGAAGCACTCCGGCATCGGCCGCCTGAACGGCGAGACGACCGCGGACGCGTTCACCACGCTGAAGTGGATCTCGGTACAGCACGGCCGGAGCGGGTTCCCCTTCTAG
- a CDS encoding ATP-binding protein, with amino-acid sequence MGTNGSTMLKPLRQGLPPLDPAAVSDAASCALPARYEAVREARRFTRGTLDQWDLDERFDDVCLVVSELVTNALRHALPANVPRTSEQCPPVRLHLMLWTERLVCAVRDPSHESPVARDSDDDFSAESGRGLFLVDSFSDSWGWHPLASTLGGKVVWALFRLPTTE; translated from the coding sequence ATGGGAACGAATGGATCGACCATGCTCAAGCCGTTACGGCAGGGCCTTCCGCCGCTGGATCCCGCGGCAGTGTCCGACGCCGCCTCCTGCGCCCTGCCCGCCCGCTACGAAGCGGTGCGCGAGGCGCGGCGGTTCACCCGCGGAACACTGGACCAGTGGGACCTGGACGAGCGCTTCGACGACGTATGCCTGGTGGTCTCCGAGCTTGTCACCAACGCCCTGCGGCACGCGTTGCCGGCCAACGTCCCGCGCACGTCCGAACAGTGTCCGCCCGTGCGGCTGCATCTGATGCTCTGGACCGAGCGGTTGGTGTGCGCGGTGCGTGATCCCAGCCACGAGAGCCCGGTCGCGCGCGACTCCGACGACGACTTCTCGGCCGAGTCCGGCCGCGGCCTGTTCCTCGTCGACTCCTTCAGCGACAGCTGGGGCTGGCACCCGCTCGCGAGCACGCTGGGCGGCAAGGTCGTGTGGGCCCTGTTCCGGCTGCCCACCACCGAATAA
- the rpmB gene encoding 50S ribosomal protein L28, producing the protein MSAHCMLTGAQPGFGNRISHSHRRTSRRFDPNIQSKRYWLPSEGRYVRLRLSAKGIKTVDTIGVEAAVARVRARGVRV; encoded by the coding sequence GTGTCCGCCCACTGCATGCTGACCGGCGCCCAGCCCGGCTTCGGCAACCGCATCTCGCACTCCCACCGGCGCACCTCGCGCCGCTTCGACCCGAATATCCAGTCCAAGCGCTACTGGCTGCCCAGCGAGGGCCGGTACGTACGGCTGCGACTGAGCGCCAAGGGCATCAAGACCGTCGACACGATCGGCGTCGAGGCGGCCGTGGCCCGGGTCCGGGCGCGGGGGGTGCGGGTCTGA
- the rpmG gene encoding 50S ribosomal protein L33, whose translation MARNELRPVIKLRSTAGTGFTYVTRKNRRSDPDRMTLRKYDPVARRHVDFREER comes from the coding sequence ATGGCACGCAACGAACTCCGCCCGGTCATCAAGCTCCGGTCCACCGCCGGCACCGGCTTCACCTATGTGACCCGCAAGAACCGCCGCAGCGACCCGGACCGAATGACGCTGCGCAAGTACGACCCGGTCGCCCGCCGGCACGTCGACTTCCGAGAGGAGCGCTGA
- a CDS encoding DUF2786 domain-containing protein, producing MYADSDTSLDTGASLLAADPAADAELARRGEEFVAAAWRRGWQPADVVRIVGRELDDIHVRLAAGLIHAQSPNDRPRGRRWTAQLAQLGRLADPGGTPPRPDRFAHATAVLELYRLLLRLPALEPLAEARPGSGPRPGPGSGRGTESRMLTRIRGLLAKAEATDFPAEAEALSERAQQLMARHSVDEAVLADRGGAGAADAPGACRIGVEPPYEQAKAVLLDAVAAANHCRAVWNEPFGFSTVVGFESDLEVVELLYTSLLVQAQTAMTKAEAAQRAGGRKRTKTFRQSFLAAYAHRVGIRLREAAATPVTEDLLPVLASREVAVTDRLDRMFPRTSTTRLRGVSDEAGWTEGAQAADRAQVRSRRPLE from the coding sequence CTGTACGCCGATTCCGACACCTCCCTCGACACCGGCGCCTCCCTCCTCGCGGCCGACCCCGCGGCGGACGCGGAACTGGCCCGGCGGGGCGAGGAGTTCGTGGCGGCGGCCTGGCGGCGCGGCTGGCAGCCGGCGGATGTCGTACGGATCGTGGGCCGCGAGCTGGACGACATCCACGTACGCCTGGCGGCCGGACTGATCCACGCGCAGTCCCCGAACGACCGCCCGCGCGGCCGACGCTGGACCGCCCAACTCGCCCAGCTCGGCCGCCTCGCGGACCCCGGCGGCACCCCGCCGCGCCCGGACCGCTTCGCGCACGCCACCGCCGTACTCGAGCTGTACCGCCTGCTCCTGCGGCTGCCGGCGCTGGAACCCCTCGCAGAGGCGCGGCCGGGTTCAGGGCCACGCCCGGGTCCCGGGTCGGGGCGCGGCACCGAATCCCGCATGCTCACGCGCATCCGTGGGCTCCTCGCCAAGGCGGAGGCGACCGACTTCCCGGCGGAGGCGGAGGCGCTCAGCGAAAGGGCGCAGCAACTGATGGCCCGCCACAGTGTCGACGAGGCGGTCCTCGCGGACCGGGGCGGGGCCGGCGCCGCCGACGCGCCGGGCGCCTGCCGTATCGGGGTCGAGCCGCCGTACGAGCAGGCGAAGGCGGTGCTGTTGGACGCGGTCGCCGCCGCGAACCACTGCCGGGCGGTGTGGAACGAACCCTTCGGCTTCTCCACCGTCGTCGGCTTCGAGTCGGACCTGGAGGTGGTCGAACTCCTGTACACCTCGCTGCTGGTGCAGGCCCAGACCGCGATGACGAAGGCGGAGGCGGCCCAGCGCGCGGGCGGCCGCAAGCGCACCAAGACCTTCCGGCAGTCGTTCCTCGCCGCCTACGCCCACCGTGTCGGCATCCGCCTGCGCGAGGCCGCCGCCACCCCGGTGACCGAGGACCTGCTCCCGGTCCTGGCCTCCCGTGAGGTCGCGGTCACCGACCGCCTGGACCGCATGTTCCCGCGGACGAGCACGACCCGACTGCGCGGGGTGAGCGACGAGGCGGGCTGGACGGAGGGCGCCCAGGCCGCCGACCGCGCCCAGGTCAGATCCCGACGGCCGCTGGAGTGA
- a CDS encoding DUF397 domain-containing protein, translating to MAAAHLRVAWQKSRHSNSQGSCVEFARLPGGDVAVRNSRFPDGPALVYTRAEIEAMLLGIKDGEFDHLIAG from the coding sequence ATGGCCGCCGCCCATCTGAGGGTGGCCTGGCAGAAGAGTCGGCACAGCAACTCGCAGGGTTCCTGCGTGGAGTTCGCCCGCCTGCCCGGCGGGGACGTGGCCGTCCGCAACTCGCGTTTTCCCGACGGCCCGGCGCTGGTCTACACCCGTGCCGAGATCGAGGCGATGCTGCTGGGCATCAAGGACGGTGAGTTCGACCACCTGATAGCGGGCTGA
- a CDS encoding helix-turn-helix domain-containing protein, with product MLLGSQLRRLREARGITREAAGYSIRASESKISRMELGRVSFKTRDVEDLLTLYGITDEAERASLLSLAKEANVAGWWHSYSDVLPSWFPTYVGLEGAASLIRAYEVQFVHGLVQTEAYARAVVRRGMKGASREDVERRVALRLERQKYLLEDGAPEFHVVLDEAALRRPYGDREVMRGQFQHLIEISERPNVRLQIMPFGFGGHSGESGAFTILSFPESDLSDVVYLEQLTSALYLDKHEDVAQYEKALKELQQDSPGPDESRDLLRGLLQLS from the coding sequence ATGCTGCTCGGCTCGCAACTCAGGCGGCTGCGTGAGGCACGCGGGATCACGCGCGAGGCGGCGGGATATTCCATCCGCGCCTCCGAGTCGAAGATCAGCCGGATGGAACTGGGCCGGGTGAGCTTCAAGACACGGGACGTCGAGGACCTCCTGACGCTGTACGGCATCACGGACGAGGCGGAGCGCGCCTCGCTGCTCTCCCTCGCCAAGGAGGCCAACGTCGCGGGCTGGTGGCACAGTTACTCGGACGTCCTGCCGAGCTGGTTCCCCACCTATGTCGGCCTGGAGGGCGCGGCGTCCCTGATCCGCGCCTACGAGGTGCAGTTCGTGCACGGCCTGGTGCAGACCGAGGCGTACGCCCGCGCGGTCGTGCGGCGCGGGATGAAGGGCGCGAGCAGGGAGGACGTCGAACGGCGCGTGGCGCTGCGTCTTGAGCGGCAGAAGTACCTCCTGGAGGACGGCGCCCCCGAGTTCCACGTCGTTCTCGACGAGGCCGCCCTGCGCCGCCCCTACGGCGACCGCGAGGTGATGCGCGGCCAGTTCCAGCATCTGATCGAGATCTCCGAGCGCCCCAACGTGCGGCTGCAGATAATGCCGTTCGGCTTCGGCGGCCACTCCGGCGAGAGCGGCGCGTTCACCATCCTGTCCTTCCCGGAGTCCGACCTCTCGGACGTGGTCTACCTGGAGCAGCTCACCAGCGCGCTGTACCTGGACAAGCACGAGGACGTGGCCCAGTACGAGAAGGCGCTGAAGGAGCTCCAGCAGGACAGTCCCGGGCCGGACGAGAGCCGGGATCTCCTCCGGGGCCTCCTCCAGCTTTCCTAG
- the rpsR gene encoding 30S ribosomal protein S18 → MARKLDRKPATSRPNPLDQADVTYIDYKDTDLLRKFISDRGKIRSRRVTRVSAQQQRLLARAIKNAREMALLPYSSR, encoded by the coding sequence ATGGCCCGCAAGCTCGACCGCAAGCCCGCCACGTCCCGCCCCAATCCGCTGGACCAGGCCGACGTGACCTACATCGACTACAAGGACACCGATCTGCTGCGGAAGTTCATCTCCGACCGCGGCAAGATCCGCAGCCGCCGGGTCACCCGTGTCTCGGCACAGCAGCAGCGGCTGCTGGCCCGTGCGATCAAGAACGCGCGGGAGATGGCGCTGCTGCCGTACTCCAGCCGCTGA
- a CDS encoding GTP-binding protein gives MPELSVVIVGGLHADARKAAVERLLADVPGSVVLHHDLATAAAGTVIRTIRDATGVLAAGEAPLVNDCACCALREDLVPELRRLAEAGPTRLAVVELWDSVEPKAMAEVVTAGGLTVTGVITAVDPALVLPYLGNGDDLAERGLAAAATDQRTVADTFARQLEYAPVLAVADSPDADDEDRELLAQLHPTARQVRIEGGHPRGLAGPQSTARSTDQSTDRFTDWFTDQAGARSPLARAAFAGFDLQAADAAQHPACALLPAEADAHGVSTLVWHRRRPFHPERLYEALEGITCAAARSRGRFWLADKPDTLLHWDAAGGALCVESAGPWLASLPDAAWEMVPPVRRAAAALDWHPEHGDCCQHLVFTSPGLDRDGLERLLETCLLTDAEYAGGRDAWKRLPPAFDTLLEV, from the coding sequence GTGCCCGAGCTCTCCGTCGTGATCGTCGGCGGGCTGCACGCCGACGCCCGCAAGGCGGCCGTCGAGCGGCTGCTCGCCGACGTGCCCGGCAGTGTGGTCCTCCACCACGACCTGGCGACAGCCGCGGCCGGCACGGTGATACGGACGATCCGTGACGCCACCGGTGTCCTCGCCGCCGGTGAGGCGCCCCTCGTCAACGACTGCGCGTGCTGCGCGCTCCGGGAGGATCTCGTCCCGGAGCTGCGCCGCCTCGCCGAAGCCGGTCCGACCCGTCTCGCCGTCGTCGAGCTGTGGGACTCGGTCGAGCCCAAGGCCATGGCCGAGGTGGTCACGGCCGGCGGGCTCACCGTCACCGGCGTGATCACCGCCGTCGACCCGGCGCTGGTCCTGCCGTACCTCGGCAACGGCGACGACCTGGCCGAACGTGGCCTCGCCGCCGCGGCCACCGACCAGCGCACGGTCGCCGACACCTTCGCCCGCCAGCTGGAGTACGCCCCCGTCCTGGCCGTCGCCGACTCCCCGGACGCCGACGACGAGGACCGCGAGCTGCTCGCCCAGCTGCACCCGACCGCCCGCCAGGTCCGCATCGAGGGCGGCCACCCGCGGGGCCTGGCGGGCCCGCAGTCCACCGCTCGGTCCACCGACCAGTCGACAGACCGGTTCACCGATTGGTTCACCGACCAGGCCGGCGCGCGGTCCCCGTTGGCGCGGGCCGCATTCGCCGGTTTCGACCTGCAGGCGGCCGACGCCGCCCAGCACCCGGCCTGCGCCCTGCTCCCCGCCGAGGCCGACGCGCACGGCGTGTCGACCCTCGTCTGGCACCGCCGCCGCCCCTTCCATCCGGAGCGGCTGTACGAGGCACTGGAGGGCATCACCTGTGCCGCCGCCCGCAGCCGCGGGCGCTTCTGGCTCGCCGACAAGCCGGACACCCTGCTGCACTGGGACGCGGCCGGCGGCGCCCTGTGCGTGGAGAGCGCCGGTCCCTGGCTCGCCTCCCTCCCCGACGCGGCCTGGGAGATGGTCCCGCCGGTCCGCCGTGCCGCCGCCGCGCTGGACTGGCACCCCGAGCACGGCGACTGCTGCCAGCACCTCGTCTTCACCTCGCCCGGTCTGGACCGCGACGGACTCGAACGGCTCCTCGAGACCTGCCTGCTGACCGACGCCGAGTACGCCGGCGGGCGCGACGCCTGGAAGCGGCTGCCGCCCGCCTTCGACACCCTCCTGGAGGTCTGA